From a region of the Butyrivibrio sp. AE3004 genome:
- the rnc gene encoding ribonuclease III, producing MIGDNELNELQENIGYHFKNKGLLLQALTHSSFANEQKINKRNDYERLEFLGDAVLELVSSHYLFKEYPDKREGEMTKMRAAMVCEPALAYCAAAIHLEKYLILGKGEEATGGRYRESIISDVMEAIIGAIYLDSGIDAAKAHIEKFILDNPEEKQIFYDSKSMLQEMVQKDTGVDLRYEICGEKGPEHDKIFEAAVYVGDKKLGEGSGRTKKAAEQKAAYQAILELKKE from the coding sequence ATGATAGGCGATAATGAACTTAATGAATTACAGGAAAACATCGGATATCATTTTAAAAATAAAGGACTTTTGCTTCAGGCGTTAACCCACAGCTCCTTTGCCAATGAGCAAAAAATTAATAAACGTAACGATTATGAGAGACTTGAGTTTTTGGGAGACGCAGTGCTTGAACTTGTGTCAAGCCACTATTTATTCAAGGAGTACCCTGATAAAAGAGAGGGTGAGATGACCAAAATGAGAGCAGCTATGGTATGTGAGCCTGCTCTTGCTTATTGTGCTGCGGCTATTCATCTTGAAAAATATCTTATTTTGGGAAAAGGTGAAGAGGCAACAGGCGGTCGATATAGAGAATCAATTATTTCGGATGTGATGGAGGCAATTATCGGTGCTATATATTTGGATAGCGGAATAGATGCTGCCAAAGCTCACATTGAAAAATTTATTTTGGATAATCCTGAGGAAAAACAGATTTTTTATGACAGCAAATCAATGCTTCAGGAAATGGTGCAAAAGGACACAGGGGTTGACCTGCGCTATGAAATTTGTGGCGAAAAAGGTCCTGAGCATGATAAAATATTCGAAGCTGCGGTTTACGTAGGTGATAAAAAATTGGGAGAGGGGTCAGGAAGGACTAAAAAAGCAGCAGAGCAGAAGGCTGCATATCAGGCAATCCTGGAATTAAAAAAAGAGTAA
- the ilvA gene encoding threonine ammonia-lyase, translating into MSEEKKSLTLPAFEEAYEDVKKVTLETKLIFSDYWSATTGNKVYLKPENLQRTGAYKVRGAYYKISTMSEAEREKGLITASAGNHAQGVAYAAKSYGVKATIVMPTSTPLIKVNRTKALGAEVILYGDVYDEACDHALKLAEEKGYTFVHPFDDLDVATGQGTIAMEIIKELPTVDMILVPIGGGGLATGVSTLAKLLNPKIKVIGVEPAGANCMQESLKNGKVTTLPTVNTIADGTAVKTPGEKIFPYIQKNIDDIIAVPDEDLVVSFLDMVENHKMVVENSGLLSVAALKQLNVKDKRIVCVLSGGNMDIITMSSVVQQGLIMRNRIFTVSVLLPDKPGQLAQVAGVVAKTGGNVIKLEHNQFVSINRNAAVELRITLEAFGSEHKTEIMKVLEENGYKPRLVRTNI; encoded by the coding sequence ATGTCTGAGGAAAAGAAGAGTCTTACACTTCCTGCATTTGAGGAAGCTTATGAAGACGTGAAAAAAGTTACACTTGAAACAAAACTTATTTTCAGTGATTACTGGAGTGCTACCACCGGTAACAAGGTATATTTAAAGCCGGAGAACCTTCAGAGAACAGGTGCATATAAGGTAAGGGGGGCATATTACAAGATTTCAACCATGTCTGAGGCTGAAAGAGAAAAAGGTCTTATTACAGCCTCTGCCGGCAATCATGCTCAGGGTGTAGCGTATGCTGCAAAGAGCTATGGGGTAAAGGCTACAATTGTTATGCCTACATCAACACCTCTTATTAAAGTTAACAGAACAAAGGCACTTGGCGCCGAAGTAATTCTCTATGGCGATGTTTATGATGAGGCTTGCGATCATGCTCTTAAGCTTGCAGAGGAAAAAGGATACACTTTTGTTCATCCTTTCGATGACCTTGATGTAGCGACCGGACAGGGAACAATTGCAATGGAGATAATCAAGGAGCTTCCCACTGTTGACATGATTCTGGTGCCTATAGGTGGAGGCGGACTTGCAACAGGTGTGAGTACACTTGCAAAGCTCCTTAATCCCAAGATAAAGGTTATCGGTGTTGAACCCGCAGGCGCAAATTGTATGCAGGAAAGTCTGAAAAACGGTAAAGTTACAACTCTTCCTACAGTTAATACAATAGCTGACGGTACCGCAGTTAAGACACCCGGAGAGAAGATTTTTCCTTATATACAAAAAAATATAGATGATATAATCGCAGTTCCGGATGAGGACCTTGTTGTTTCTTTCCTTGATATGGTTGAGAATCATAAGATGGTTGTAGAAAATTCCGGCCTTTTGTCTGTTGCCGCTCTTAAGCAGTTAAATGTAAAGGATAAGAGAATTGTCTGCGTTCTATCTGGTGGTAACATGGATATTATCACCATGTCTTCTGTTGTACAGCAGGGACTGATTATGAGAAACAGAATATTTACTGTTTCTGTTCTGCTTCCTGACAAGCCGGGACAGCTTGCACAGGTTGCTGGAGTTGTTGCAAAGACAGGTGGTAATGTGATAAAGCTTGAGCATAACCAGTTTGTATCAATAAACAGAAATGCGGCTGTGGAACTTCGAATTACTCTGGAGGCATTTGGAAGCGAACATAAGACTGAGATTATGAAAGTCCTTGAGGAAAACGGATATAAACCCAGACTTGTTCGCACAAACATTTAA
- the rpmF gene encoding 50S ribosomal protein L32 yields MSICPKNKSSKGHRDQRRANWKMTAPTLVKCSHCGALMQPHKVCKKCGYYNKKSVVANED; encoded by the coding sequence ATGTCTATCTGCCCTAAGAATAAGTCTTCTAAGGGTCACAGAGACCAGAGAAGAGCAAACTGGAAAATGACTGCTCCCACACTGGTTAAGTGCAGCCACTGTGGCGCACTTATGCAGCCTCACAAGGTATGCAAGAAATGTGGCTACTACAACAAGAAGAGCGTTGTAGCAAACGAAGATTGA
- the smc gene encoding chromosome segregation protein SMC produces the protein MYLKSIEIHGFKSFANKIKLDFHNGISGIVGPNGSGKSNVGDAMRWVLGEQRIKQLRGGTMQDVIFAGTELRKPLGYAYVAITLDNSDHALPIDYDEVTVSRRLYRSGESEYMINGNSCRLKDVNELFFDTGIGKEGYSIIGQGQIEQILSSKPEDRRNLFDEAAGIVKFKSRKDTAIKKLEQEKQNLTRVNDILSELEKQVEPLEKQSEVAKVYLKHKEELKTLDVNMFLLENQAQKKTLEESEQNLKVASKNLEDAVTKYEDTKNRYEEIQGELEVLDHDIEEARAKITDTSVKREKLEGQIGIMNEQIRSATSEADHFEKRKTDEEAKITEKEKERDKVLAVKSEIDKELEELSADRQQARKKLDGILLQISDINNEVENCKSKIIETLSERSTIKSKLSSLDTRQEQINIRKAELTGKLVKARSDESLQEEIIKKLQAEFDQITEEIRSMNTRKKDSENELNGIRDKLSKKDERLRDIQNLYTQQKSKLEALSNLTERYEGYGGSVKKVMERKDENPGIIGVVADIIKTQPEYETAIEIALGGNIQNIVTDDEDTAKDMIEYLKKTRAGRATFLPLTSIRDPQEFKAQEALNEKGVLGMADELVDTEDRYKSVAKAMLGRIVVVDTVDNAVKIARKYKYTIRMVTLEGELLVPGGAISGGTFRNNSNLLGRRREMEDLEKNTKKCKEDIALIQKEIEDTKKRRNELRVSIEELRNSLQTKFIEQNTARINVENERERQSQQKGNYTDLKTESEAIEQQMVDIKKEREEYKEALELSEKTEKEQAQKVSEYQAKLETLHAEEEKESENVSSWDIQYEKILQKETFEQQNLDRINGEIGDEKAALEEILNSIKENNEILSQRKKDIEEIRLTIESSKDVQTDVSKELEEKRARKEELTASQKNFFKLTEELNHTMNGLDKEVTRLGARCERAKEAIETQINYMWDEYEITLTDAAALRNEEMTDMSSMKKQIGTLKDAIRKLGDVNVNAIEDYRILMERYTFLKTQHDDLVAAEQQLREIITELDESMRKQFMEEFTKIQTEFDKVFKEMFGGGKGTLELVENEDILEAGIRINAQPPGKKLVNMMQLSGGEKALAAIALLFAIQNLKPSPFCLLDEIEAALDENNVVRFAQYLHKLKSTQFIVITHRRGTMESADRLYGITMQEKGVSTLVSVNLIDKELTD, from the coding sequence ATGTATTTAAAAAGCATTGAAATTCACGGCTTTAAGTCGTTTGCAAATAAGATAAAACTTGATTTTCATAATGGAATATCAGGAATTGTCGGACCTAACGGTTCAGGTAAGAGTAACGTCGGAGATGCTATGAGATGGGTTCTTGGTGAACAGAGAATCAAACAGCTTCGAGGCGGTACTATGCAGGATGTTATCTTTGCTGGAACGGAGCTGAGGAAACCCTTAGGCTACGCATATGTCGCTATAACGCTTGATAATTCAGATCATGCGCTTCCTATTGATTATGATGAAGTAACTGTCTCCAGAAGGTTGTATCGCTCCGGAGAGAGTGAATATATGATTAACGGTAACTCATGCAGATTAAAGGATGTTAATGAGCTTTTCTTTGATACGGGTATCGGTAAAGAGGGGTACTCTATCATAGGACAGGGTCAGATTGAACAGATTCTGTCAAGTAAGCCTGAGGACAGACGTAATCTTTTTGATGAAGCTGCGGGTATTGTTAAGTTTAAATCCCGAAAGGATACGGCAATTAAGAAGCTTGAGCAGGAAAAGCAAAATTTAACCCGTGTTAACGATATTCTTTCCGAGCTTGAAAAACAGGTGGAGCCTCTTGAAAAGCAGTCCGAAGTTGCAAAGGTTTACTTAAAACACAAGGAAGAGCTAAAAACACTCGATGTTAACATGTTCCTTCTTGAGAACCAGGCTCAGAAAAAAACTCTTGAGGAATCGGAACAGAATCTTAAAGTCGCATCCAAAAATCTGGAGGATGCGGTAACTAAATATGAAGATACCAAGAATAGATATGAAGAGATTCAGGGAGAACTTGAGGTTCTTGATCATGATATTGAAGAGGCAAGAGCTAAGATAACCGACACTTCGGTTAAGCGAGAAAAGCTGGAAGGCCAGATTGGTATCATGAACGAGCAGATTCGTTCAGCTACCAGTGAAGCCGATCATTTTGAAAAGAGAAAAACTGATGAAGAGGCTAAAATTACCGAGAAGGAAAAGGAAAGAGATAAAGTCCTTGCAGTAAAGAGTGAGATTGATAAGGAACTTGAAGAACTTTCAGCTGATCGGCAACAAGCCCGTAAAAAACTTGATGGTATCCTTCTTCAAATCAGTGACATAAATAATGAAGTAGAGAATTGCAAGAGCAAAATTATTGAGACTTTAAGCGAACGTTCTACTATAAAGTCAAAGCTTAGTTCTCTTGATACCAGACAGGAACAGATTAATATACGCAAGGCGGAACTGACCGGTAAACTTGTAAAAGCAAGGTCTGACGAGTCACTGCAGGAAGAAATAATCAAAAAACTACAGGCAGAATTTGATCAGATAACTGAGGAAATTCGTTCAATGAATACCAGGAAGAAGGATTCTGAGAATGAATTAAACGGCATCAGGGACAAGCTTTCCAAAAAAGATGAAAGACTTCGCGATATTCAGAATCTGTATACACAGCAAAAATCAAAGCTTGAAGCACTAAGCAATCTGACAGAACGCTATGAAGGATATGGCGGCAGTGTTAAGAAGGTAATGGAGCGTAAGGATGAAAATCCGGGTATAATCGGTGTAGTTGCTGATATTATCAAAACACAGCCTGAATATGAAACGGCTATTGAAATTGCACTTGGCGGAAATATTCAGAATATTGTAACGGACGATGAAGATACTGCCAAGGATATGATTGAATATCTGAAGAAAACAAGAGCAGGAAGAGCAACGTTTCTGCCGCTTACCAGTATTCGAGATCCCCAGGAATTCAAGGCCCAGGAAGCGCTTAATGAGAAAGGCGTTCTCGGAATGGCAGACGAACTTGTTGACACCGAGGACAGATATAAAAGTGTGGCAAAGGCCATGCTTGGAAGAATTGTAGTTGTTGATACGGTCGACAATGCCGTAAAAATTGCAAGAAAATACAAATATACCATAAGAATGGTCACTCTTGAGGGAGAACTTCTTGTACCTGGTGGAGCTATAAGTGGTGGTACCTTCAGAAATAACTCAAATCTTCTCGGTAGAAGAAGAGAAATGGAAGACCTTGAGAAAAATACCAAAAAATGCAAGGAAGATATTGCTCTTATTCAGAAAGAGATAGAGGATACTAAAAAACGCAGAAATGAACTGCGAGTAAGCATAGAAGAATTAAGAAATTCACTCCAGACCAAATTCATTGAGCAGAACACTGCGAGAATTAACGTTGAGAATGAGAGAGAGAGACAAAGTCAGCAAAAGGGAAATTACACAGATCTCAAGACTGAGAGTGAAGCAATAGAACAGCAGATGGTCGATATCAAAAAGGAGCGTGAAGAGTATAAAGAAGCTCTGGAGCTTTCCGAGAAGACAGAAAAAGAACAGGCACAGAAGGTATCGGAATATCAGGCTAAGCTTGAAACGCTGCATGCTGAAGAGGAAAAAGAGTCTGAGAATGTATCTTCCTGGGATATTCAGTATGAGAAAATTCTTCAGAAGGAAACCTTTGAACAGCAGAATCTTGACCGTATAAACGGCGAGATCGGTGATGAAAAAGCTGCTCTTGAAGAAATTCTTAATTCTATTAAGGAAAATAATGAGATTCTTTCTCAGAGAAAGAAAGACATTGAAGAAATCAGACTTACGATTGAAAGTTCCAAGGATGTTCAGACAGATGTTAGCAAAGAGCTTGAAGAGAAGAGAGCAAGAAAAGAAGAACTTACGGCTTCTCAGAAAAATTTCTTTAAACTGACCGAAGAACTGAATCATACTATGAACGGTCTTGATAAGGAAGTGACAAGACTTGGTGCCAGATGCGAGAGAGCTAAGGAGGCAATCGAGACACAGATTAACTATATGTGGGATGAGTATGAGATTACTCTTACAGATGCTGCGGCTCTCAGAAATGAAGAGATGACGGATATGTCTTCCATGAAGAAGCAGATCGGAACCCTCAAGGATGCCATAAGAAAACTTGGGGATGTCAATGTCAACGCTATTGAGGACTATAGAATTCTCATGGAGAGATATACATTCCTTAAAACTCAGCATGATGATCTGGTTGCCGCTGAACAGCAGCTAAGAGAGATTATTACTGAACTTGACGAGTCCATGAGAAAACAGTTCATGGAAGAATTTACTAAAATTCAGACAGAGTTTGACAAGGTATTTAAAGAAATGTTTGGAGGAGGTAAGGGTACTCTTGAACTGGTTGAGAATGAAGACATTCTTGAGGCAGGTATCAGAATCAACGCACAGCCTCCGGGAAAGAAACTTGTTAACATGATGCAGCTTTCGGGTGGTGAGAAAGCTCTTGCTGCTATAGCACTTCTTTTTGCTATACAGAATCTGAAACCCTCACCCTTCTGTCTGCTTGATGAGATTGAAGCTGCACTTGATGAGAACAATGTTGTTAGATTTGCTCAGTATCTGCATAAACTCAAGTCAACACAGTTTATTGTAATTACGCATAGGCGTGGTACAATGGAAAGTGCTGACAGACTCTATGGTATTACTATGCAGGAGAAGGGCGTTTCAACGCTCGTCAGTGTTAATTTGATTGATAAGGAGTTGACTGACTAA
- the ftsY gene encoding signal recognition particle-docking protein FtsY — protein MANGFFAKLSSGLSKTKEGVVKGINNVLSNFSTVDEEFYEELEETLIMGDIGVNATSRIMDKLREQVRDNHITDTWACKTLLISNIREQMKTDDDTYDFENHKTVIFVIGVNGVGKTTSVGKLAAHYRRKGKKVLVAAADTYRAGATEQLREWTERAEVPLISGKEGADPASVIYDAVAAFRSRNCDILMIDTAGRLHNKKNLMEELAKMNRILDKELPDVRRENFIVLDGTTGQNAISQAREFGEVADLTGIVLTKLDGTAKGGIAVAIVSELNIPVKYIGVGESLDDLERFNSDQFVDALFD, from the coding sequence ATGGCTAACGGCTTTTTTGCGAAACTTTCAAGCGGTCTTTCAAAAACCAAGGAAGGTGTAGTAAAGGGAATAAATAATGTTCTGAGTAATTTTTCTACTGTTGATGAAGAGTTTTATGAAGAACTTGAAGAGACTCTTATTATGGGAGACATTGGAGTCAATGCTACCAGCAGGATTATGGATAAACTTAGAGAACAGGTCAGGGATAATCATATAACCGATACCTGGGCCTGTAAGACACTGCTTATATCCAATATCCGTGAACAGATGAAGACCGATGATGATACTTATGATTTTGAAAATCATAAAACTGTTATCTTTGTAATTGGAGTAAACGGAGTCGGAAAGACAACTTCTGTAGGTAAGCTTGCAGCGCATTACAGAAGGAAAGGTAAGAAGGTTCTTGTTGCCGCTGCGGATACATACAGAGCAGGGGCTACGGAGCAGCTTCGTGAATGGACAGAACGTGCGGAGGTTCCGCTTATTTCCGGAAAAGAAGGCGCAGATCCCGCAAGCGTTATTTATGATGCAGTAGCTGCATTTAGATCCAGAAACTGTGATATTTTGATGATTGATACGGCAGGAAGATTACACAATAAAAAGAATCTGATGGAAGAGCTTGCAAAGATGAACAGGATTCTGGATAAGGAGCTGCCTGATGTACGCAGGGAGAATTTTATCGTGCTTGATGGTACTACAGGTCAGAATGCTATTTCACAGGCAAGAGAATTTGGTGAAGTGGCAGATCTTACGGGAATTGTGCTCACAAAGCTTGACGGAACAGCAAAGGGGGGAATAGCTGTTGCCATTGTTTCTGAGCTAAATATACCTGTCAAATACATCGGGGTCGGAGAGAGTCTTGATGATCTTGAGAGATTTAATTCCGATCAGTTTGTTGATGCACTTTTTGACTAA
- a CDS encoding acetate/propionate family kinase, with amino-acid sequence MKILVINCGSSSLKFQLIDSETEKVIGKGLCERIGIDGRISFTPGDGDKITKDTAIPDHNRAIELVIEALTDADSGVIGSLEEIGAVGHRIVHGGEKFTKSVVIDEEVIKAIEEVSDLAPLHNPANLIGIRACQKVMPNVPMVAVFDTAFHQTMPQEAYLYGIPYSLYEKYKIRRYGFHGTSHSYVSKRAAEMLGKDYSELKTIVCHLGNGASVSAVKNGKCVDTSMGLTPLEGLIMGTRSGDIDPSVVEFIMKKENCDASEAENILNKKSGVYGLSGDVSSDFRDLEDGYNAGDEGCIRAINTFCYRVSKYIGAYAAAMDGVDCVCFTAGVGENGPLVRNIICERLGFLGIKLDKEANEVHGKEKVVSTEDSTVKVLVVPTNEELAIARDTNELCK; translated from the coding sequence ATGAAAATACTGGTTATCAATTGCGGAAGCTCGTCTCTTAAGTTTCAGCTTATTGATTCAGAGACGGAAAAGGTAATTGGAAAGGGACTTTGTGAGAGAATAGGCATTGACGGTAGAATAAGTTTTACTCCCGGTGATGGCGATAAGATTACAAAGGATACTGCAATACCCGATCACAATCGCGCAATTGAACTTGTTATCGAAGCACTTACAGATGCAGATTCCGGAGTTATCGGTTCTTTAGAGGAAATCGGTGCAGTCGGACACAGAATCGTACATGGCGGAGAGAAGTTTACAAAGTCTGTTGTAATTGATGAAGAAGTAATTAAGGCAATAGAAGAGGTTTCGGATCTTGCTCCTCTTCACAATCCCGCAAACCTGATCGGCATAAGAGCATGTCAGAAGGTAATGCCTAATGTGCCTATGGTTGCTGTGTTTGATACCGCATTTCATCAGACTATGCCGCAGGAAGCATACCTTTACGGAATACCTTATTCTTTATATGAAAAGTATAAGATCCGCAGATACGGTTTTCATGGAACAAGCCACTCTTATGTAAGTAAGAGAGCTGCCGAAATGCTTGGAAAGGATTATTCAGAGCTTAAAACAATCGTATGTCATCTTGGAAACGGAGCATCTGTTTCTGCAGTAAAGAACGGTAAATGCGTAGATACATCAATGGGTCTTACACCTCTTGAAGGTCTTATAATGGGAACAAGAAGCGGAGATATCGATCCTTCAGTTGTTGAATTTATTATGAAGAAGGAAAATTGTGACGCTTCCGAAGCAGAGAATATACTTAATAAGAAATCAGGTGTGTATGGACTTTCCGGAGATGTTTCTTCAGATTTCCGTGATCTTGAGGATGGCTATAATGCAGGTGATGAAGGCTGTATCAGAGCTATTAATACTTTCTGCTATCGTGTTTCCAAATACATTGGTGCATATGCTGCGGCAATGGACGGAGTTGACTGTGTATGCTTTACAGCCGGTGTAGGTGAAAACGGACCCCTTGTAAGAAATATTATCTGTGAGAGACTTGGCTTCCTTGGAATAAAGCTTGATAAGGAAGCAAATGAAGTTCACGGAAAAGAGAAGGTTGTTTCAACTGAAGACTCTACGGTTAAGGTACTTGTTGTTCCTACAAATGAAGAACTTGCAATCGCCAGAGACACAAATGAACTTTGCAAGTAA
- a CDS encoding YitT family protein, which translates to MKYAEKITKKGTDYLLITFGAFLYAIGTSLLNDPNNIAPGGLTGAAIVLNRIVPIGTGIWFMVMNIPILFLAIYKFGIRFTISTVYATVANSIFTDLLAKYCTGYIVKDVILGVIFGSAFVAVGIGITFKCHATTGGTDVIIKILRLKYPHIKTGVLFMMIDVFVIAFAGLVLKDIKVVLYSFLGVMITSYVIDFVLYGRDEAKLIYIITDNTDKITARLLEELDVGVTHVFGKGAYSGEDKKVILCAISKRLSPLAEDIVREEDPEAFMIITRASEIFGEGYKSYFDERI; encoded by the coding sequence ATGAAGTATGCTGAAAAGATAACAAAAAAAGGAACAGACTATTTGCTGATTACTTTCGGAGCTTTTTTGTATGCGATAGGTACAAGCTTACTTAACGATCCGAATAATATTGCTCCCGGTGGACTTACGGGGGCAGCAATAGTTCTTAACAGAATAGTACCTATAGGAACCGGTATATGGTTCATGGTAATGAATATACCGATTTTGTTTCTGGCAATATATAAATTTGGAATAAGATTTACGATTTCTACGGTATACGCTACTGTTGCCAACTCGATTTTTACGGACCTACTGGCAAAATATTGCACGGGTTATATTGTAAAGGACGTAATACTTGGCGTAATATTCGGCAGTGCTTTTGTTGCTGTGGGTATCGGAATTACATTCAAATGCCATGCTACTACCGGCGGTACAGATGTTATAATTAAAATACTAAGATTGAAATATCCGCATATAAAAACCGGCGTTTTATTCATGATGATAGATGTTTTTGTAATAGCTTTTGCCGGTCTTGTTTTAAAGGATATAAAGGTTGTTCTTTATTCATTTTTGGGAGTTATGATCACATCCTATGTGATTGATTTTGTTTTGTACGGAAGAGATGAGGCAAAACTGATCTACATCATTACGGATAATACCGACAAGATAACAGCAAGACTCCTTGAAGAACTTGATGTCGGAGTAACACATGTATTTGGAAAAGGTGCGTACAGCGGAGAGGATAAAAAGGTCATACTTTGTGCTATAAGTAAGAGACTTTCTCCTCTTGCTGAGGATATCGTACGAGAAGAAGATCCTGAGGCATTTATGATTATTACCAGAGCATCAGAGATATTCGGAGAAGGATATAAGAGCTATTTTGATGAACGGATATAA
- the plsX gene encoding phosphate acyltransferase PlsX, with translation MADLVRVAVDAMGGDNAPYEIVKGAIEALQESDRLKIFLVGKEQIVKDELSKYTYDSDRVEVVNAEEVIEMAEPPVMAIRTKKDSSIVKAMFLVKHGECDAYVSAGSTGATLVGGQVIIGRIKGVERSPLAPLIPTRNGVSLLIDCGANVDARPSHLVQFAKMGSVYMENFCGVKNPRVGIVNIGAEEEKGNALVKETFPLLKNCPDINFIGSVEARDIPQGVADVIVCEAFTGNVVLKMYEGVATTLLKVVKEGLMSNLRAKIGGLLIKPTLKKVLKAYDMDQYGGAPMLGLTGLVVKTHGSAKSVEVKNSILQCVTFTEQNIAEKIKESITAES, from the coding sequence ATGGCGGATTTAGTAAGAGTTGCAGTTGATGCAATGGGAGGAGACAATGCACCATACGAGATTGTAAAGGGTGCAATTGAAGCACTACAGGAATCTGACAGACTTAAGATTTTTCTTGTAGGCAAAGAACAGATTGTAAAAGATGAACTTTCAAAATATACCTATGATTCAGACAGGGTAGAGGTTGTTAATGCCGAGGAAGTAATTGAAATGGCAGAACCTCCTGTTATGGCTATCAGAACCAAGAAGGATTCTTCTATAGTTAAGGCTATGTTTCTTGTAAAACATGGCGAGTGTGATGCATATGTATCTGCGGGAAGTACCGGAGCTACACTTGTAGGAGGACAGGTCATAATCGGCAGAATTAAGGGAGTTGAGAGATCACCCCTTGCACCGCTTATTCCTACTCGTAACGGGGTATCGCTTCTTATAGACTGTGGTGCCAACGTTGATGCCAGACCATCTCATCTTGTTCAGTTTGCGAAGATGGGCTCTGTATATATGGAAAACTTTTGCGGAGTTAAAAATCCGAGAGTCGGTATTGTGAATATCGGTGCTGAGGAGGAAAAGGGAAATGCCCTGGTCAAAGAAACATTTCCTCTTTTAAAGAACTGCCCTGATATTAACTTTATAGGGTCGGTTGAAGCAAGAGATATTCCTCAGGGTGTTGCTGATGTAATAGTTTGCGAAGCCTTTACCGGTAATGTAGTGCTTAAGATGTATGAAGGAGTGGCTACAACATTGCTCAAAGTTGTAAAAGAAGGACTTATGAGTAATCTCAGAGCTAAAATCGGTGGACTTCTGATCAAACCAACTCTGAAAAAAGTACTAAAGGCATATGATATGGATCAGTACGGTGGAGCACCTATGCTTGGACTAACGGGACTTGTTGTTAAGACTCACGGAAGTGCAAAGTCTGTAGAAGTTAAAAACAGTATTTTGCAGTGTGTTACTTTTACCGAGCAGAACATTGCGGAGAAGATAAAAGAGTCTATTACCGCAGAATCATAA
- the acpP gene encoding acyl carrier protein — MEFEKLKEVIANVLNVDVNEITMDSTFTDDLGADSLDVFQIIMGIEDEFDVKIDAELAEKISTVGEAVELLKKARNEG, encoded by the coding sequence ATGGAATTCGAAAAACTTAAGGAAGTTATTGCTAACGTATTAAATGTCGACGTAAATGAGATTACAATGGACTCTACTTTTACAGATGACCTCGGTGCTGACTCACTTGATGTATTTCAGATCATCATGGGTATTGAGGATGAATTTGACGTAAAAATTGATGCAGAGCTTGCTGAGAAAATTTCAACAGTAGGTGAGGCAGTAGAGCTTCTCAAAAAAGCCAGAAACGAAGGCTGA